One Undibacter mobilis genomic region harbors:
- a CDS encoding alpha/beta fold hydrolase: protein MPSFKNGDVDIAYLDEGAGDPIVLVHGFASTKEINWVNPGWVTTLTRAGFRVIALDDRGHGASQKLYDPADYDTAKMADDVRALMDHLGIARADVMGYSMGARITAFLALKHPERVRSAIMGGLGMHLIDGVGLPTTIADALEAPSLDDVSDKQGRVFRAFAEQTKSDRKALAACIRGSRQVMTREEFSSLKPPILIAIGTKDDVAGSAHDLAALIPGAKALDIPDRDHMLAVGDKVYKAGVLEFLNLRP from the coding sequence ATGCCCAGCTTCAAGAACGGTGACGTCGACATCGCCTATCTCGACGAAGGAGCGGGCGATCCGATCGTGCTGGTGCACGGTTTTGCCTCGACCAAGGAAATCAACTGGGTCAATCCGGGCTGGGTCACGACGCTGACACGCGCCGGCTTTCGCGTCATCGCGCTTGACGATCGCGGCCATGGCGCGTCGCAGAAGCTGTACGATCCGGCCGACTACGACACGGCCAAGATGGCCGACGACGTGCGCGCGCTGATGGATCACCTGGGCATCGCGCGTGCTGACGTCATGGGCTACTCGATGGGCGCACGCATCACCGCATTTCTCGCGCTCAAGCATCCCGAGCGCGTGCGCTCGGCCATCATGGGCGGTCTTGGCATGCACCTGATCGACGGCGTCGGGCTGCCGACCACCATTGCCGATGCGCTGGAAGCGCCGTCGCTCGACGATGTCTCCGATAAGCAAGGCCGCGTCTTCCGTGCGTTTGCGGAGCAGACCAAATCGGATCGTAAGGCGCTGGCCGCCTGTATCCGCGGTTCGCGTCAGGTCATGACGCGCGAGGAGTTCTCGTCGCTGAAGCCGCCAATCTTGATTGCCATCGGCACCAAGGACGATGTGGCGGGTTCTGCGCATGATCTGGCGGCGCTGATCCCGGGTGCGAAGGCGCTCGATATCCCGGACCGCGACCACATGCTGGCGGTCGGCGACAAGGTCTACAAAGCCGGTGTTCTTGAGTTCCTTAACCTGCGTCCTTGA
- the cysE gene encoding serine O-acetyltransferase, with protein sequence MALHQTRPKGLNSVDPVWTRIRTEAEDIVRREPELASFIYENILHHDTLETAVAHRVSQRLEHADVSSDLIRQAFSDAIEDRPALGEEFRADIVATIDRDPAANRLIEPLLYFKGFHAIQTHRLAHWLLGKGRKDFALYLQSRSSAAFQCDINPAAKIGRGIFLDHATGLVVGETAVIDDNVSILHDVTLGGTGKENEDRHPKIRQGVMIGAGAKILGNIEIGRCARIAAGSVVIKPVPNNVTVAGVPARVVGEAGCSEPSRTMDQMLSGIMLDG encoded by the coding sequence ATGGCGCTGCATCAGACCCGGCCCAAAGGCCTGAATTCCGTCGATCCCGTCTGGACCCGCATTCGCACCGAAGCCGAAGACATCGTGCGGCGCGAGCCGGAACTCGCCAGCTTCATCTACGAGAACATCCTGCACCACGACACGCTGGAGACGGCGGTGGCACATCGCGTCAGCCAGCGGCTCGAGCATGCGGACGTGTCGAGTGATCTCATTCGCCAGGCGTTCAGCGATGCCATCGAGGATCGTCCGGCGCTCGGCGAAGAGTTCAGGGCCGATATCGTCGCCACCATCGACCGCGACCCGGCCGCCAACCGGCTCATCGAGCCGCTGCTTTATTTCAAGGGCTTCCATGCCATCCAGACGCATCGTCTGGCGCACTGGCTGCTCGGCAAGGGCCGCAAGGATTTCGCGCTGTATCTGCAGAGCCGGTCGTCGGCCGCGTTCCAGTGCGACATCAATCCGGCGGCGAAGATCGGCCGCGGCATCTTCCTCGATCATGCGACCGGGCTCGTCGTGGGCGAGACCGCAGTGATCGACGACAATGTTTCGATCCTGCACGACGTCACGCTCGGCGGCACCGGCAAGGAAAACGAAGATCGCCATCCCAAGATCCGTCAGGGCGTGATGATCGGCGCGGGCGCCAAGATTCTCGGCAATATCGAGATCGGCCGCTGCGCGCGCATCGCCGCCGGTTCGGTGGTGATCAAGCCGGTTCCGAATAACGTTACGGTGGCTGGCGTGCCGGCCCGGGTGGTCGGTGAAGCCGGCTGCTCCGAGCCGTCGCGGACCATGGATCAGATGCTGTCCGGTATCATGCTGGATGGCTGA